In the genome of Pempheris klunzingeri isolate RE-2024b chromosome 3, fPemKlu1.hap1, whole genome shotgun sequence, one region contains:
- the rhoh gene encoding rho-related GTP-binding protein RhoH, which yields MNGITEMSVKCVLVGDSAVGKTALLVRFTSETFPDTYKPTVFENTGVEVYMDRVQISLGLWDTAGNDSFKQIRPRSYQQADVVLLCYSVANPNSLANIQYKWIAEVRENLPKVPVLVVATQTDLREVGAYRSSCISAAEGRRVAQEVHAKGYLECSSLSNRGVQQVFEYAVRTAVNQARKQARRRMFSMNQCKVF from the coding sequence ATGAACGGCATCACAGAGATGTCGGTGAAGTGTGTCCTGGTGGGGGACAGTGCCGTGGGGAAGACGGCCCTGCTGGTCCGCTTCACCTCAGAGACCTTCCCTGACACCTACAAGCCCACAGTGTTTGAGAACACAGGCGTGGAGGTGTACATGGACAGGGTTCAGATCAGCCTTGGGCTGTGGGACACGGCGGGCAACGACAGCTTCAAACAGATCCGACCCAGATCCTACCAGCAGGCCGACGTGGTCCTCCTCTGCTACTCTGTGGCCAACCCCAACTCTCTGGCCAACATCCAGTATAAGTGGATCGCTGAGGTTCGAGAGAACTTGCCCAAGGTGCCAGTGTTGGTTGTGGCCACCCAGACGGATCTGCGGGAAGTGGGGGCGTATCGGAGCAGCTGCATCTCAGCAGCGGAGGGGAGACGTGTCGCTCAGGAAGTCCACGCTAAAGGCTATCTGGAGTGCTCCTCTTTAAGCAACCGCGGTGTGCAGCAGGTGTTTGAGTATGCAGTGCGGACGGCCGTAAACCAGGCCAGAAAGCAGGCCAGGCGACGGATGTTCAGCATGAACCAGTGTAAGGtcttttga